A genomic stretch from Lathyrus oleraceus cultivar Zhongwan6 chromosome 2, CAAS_Psat_ZW6_1.0, whole genome shotgun sequence includes:
- the LOC127120765 gene encoding 40S ribosomal protein S11: MAEQTEKAYLKQPKVFLCSKKSGKGKRPGKGGNRFWKSVGLGFKTPKEAIEGTFIDKKCPFTGNVSIRGRIIAGTCHSAKMNRTIIVRRNYLHFIKKYQRYEKRHSNIPAHVSPAFRVKEGDHVIIGQCRPLSKTVRFNVLKVIPAGSSSGAKKAFSGI; the protein is encoded by the exons ATGGCTGAACAA ACTGAGAAGGCTTATCTCAAACAACCCAAAGTGTTTTTATG CTCGAAGAAATCTGGTAAGGGGAAGAGGCCCGGTAAAGGTGGAAATCGCTTCTGGAAATCTGTTGGTCTTGGATTCAAGACCCCCAAAGAAGCCATCGAAG GAACCTTTATTGACAAGAAGTGTCCATTCACTGGCAATGTTTCCATCCGTGGTCGTATCATAGCCGGAACCTGTCACAGTGCCAAAATGAATCGGACTATTATTGTCAGGAGGAATTATCTTCACTTCATTAAGAAATATCAGAG GTATGAGAAGAGGCATTCCAACATTCCAGCTCATGTGTCACCTGCCTTCCGTGTTAAGGAAGGTGATCATGTCATTATTGGTCAATGCAG GCCACTCTCCAAGACAGTGAGGTTCAATGTATTGAAAGTCATCCCAGCTGGATCATCCAGTGGTGCAAAGAAGGCATTTTCTGGCATATGA
- the LOC127120761 gene encoding F-box only protein 8: MEKSPAATDAIEEIKVRSNVHIPDDLTFSILSKLPLKSLKRFECVSKSWSLLFENSHFMNMLRNHFTSNKRSDYGDTFLFLSAADPPLTYVAFYLLSNEKFENSIKFDLPPPCQEDDTFLYILSSVCINGFFCMGQDTRRGLVNTFRAVLWNPATSDFMVIPSSPDEHVPPYRSPYFDFHGFGYDHVRDDYKLIRYISFFPVTDEDEDMPLEDKSYEPLLEIYSLRSNSWRILEIDMLDIRDFAYAQPRTGVYLDGVCHWLGTRDLYQIEGCLVSFDMSNEVLFMTPILLDIDESCDLILIERHLVVLNESIALISNCVRATTFHISILAELGVKESWIKLFIVGPIPSIEYPIGVGKKGDICFKQENNELVWLDLSTLVTTKIGVKGVIYGCQIGIYKENLLSTGGFNS; encoded by the coding sequence ATGGAGAAATCTCCAGCGGCGACCGATGCGATTGAAGAGATAAAGGTAAGAAGCAATGTTCATATTCCTGATGATCTTACCTTTTCCATTCTATCAAAATTACCTCTTAAATCTTTGAAGCGTTTTGAATGTGTAAGCAAATCATGGTCGCTCTTGTTTGAAAACTCTCATTTTATGAACATGCTACGCAATCATTTTACATCTAATAAGCGTTCTGATTATGGTGATACATTTCTCTTCCTAAGTGCGGCTGATCCGCCTCTTACATATGTTGCGTTCTATTTGCTCTCCAATGAGAAGTTTGAGAATAGCATCAAATTTGATTTGCCACCTCCATGTCAAGAGGATGACACTTTCCTTTATATTTTAAGTTCGGTTTGTATTAATGGTTTTTTCTGCATGGGGCAAGATACTCGTAGAGGACTGGTAAATACCTTCCGAGCTGTATTATGGAATCCGGCTACCTCGGATTTTATGGTTATTCCTTCTAGTCCCGATGAGCATGTTCCACCATATCGGAGTCCATATTTTGATTTTCATGGATTTGGTTATGATCACGTGAGAGATGACTATAAATTGATTCGATATATATCATTTTTTCCTGTAACCGACGAAGATGAAGATATGCCATTGGAAGATAAATCGTATGAACCCTTGTTGGAGATATATAGTCTTAGAAGTAACTCTTGGAGGATACTCGAGATCGATATGCTTGATATTCGTGATTTTGCTTATGCTCAACCGCGGACCGGAGTCTACTTGGATGGAGTTTGTCATTGGTTGGGTACTAGAGATTTATATCAGATTGAAGGTTGCTTGGTGTCATTTGACATGAGCAACGAGGTGTTGTTTATGACACCTATACTATTAGACATAGATGAAAGCTGTGATTTGATACTTATAGAGAGACACCTAGTGGTGTTAAATGAGTCTATTGCTTTGATCTCAAATTGCGTAAGAGCTACTACTTTTCATATTTCAATTTTGGCTGAACTCGGTGTGAAGGAATCATGGATCAAATTATTTATTGTTGGGCCCATACCTTCCATTGAATACCCCATTGGAGTAGGGAAGAAGGGTGATATTTGCTTCAAACAAGAAAACAATGAACTAGTCTGGCTTGATTTAAGCACCTTGGTAACTACAAAGATTGGTGTCAAGGGAGTGATATATGGTTGTCAGATAGGAATTTATAAGGAAAACCTTCTTTCAACGGGAGGATTTAATAGTTAG